Proteins encoded by one window of Metamycoplasma subdolum:
- the ftsH gene encoding ATP-dependent zinc metalloprotease FtsH gives MENNEPKERKGFKFKYIWIIIAVIFAAILIYTIVNHFLTTITANSNMWEIKQVIEKAKQSTADGSYVLSIVRDPYNNLLKVTARLNDVEWNAINPMLILGQHGYINLTLTSFAGEAEYTLLVNGIPNFWDSLKAPAGMEQGIISSVSIPREGLGEKIIRVISFMAPIIIGLLFIYLLFFRHSPFGAAGLGLDNKSLAQKIKTNTTFDDVAGNEEVKEEIKELVDYLKNPKKYQAAGARIPKGILLGGPPGTGKTLLAKATAGEANVPFFFISASNFVEMFVGLGAKRVRDMFADARKNAPAIIFIDELDAVGRSRGAGIGGGNDEREQTLNQILVEMDGIKENSGILIIAATNRTDVLDPALTRPGRFDRIITVGLPDVKERESILKLHAKGKRISPNVNFALVARRTPGFSGAQLENVINEASLLSVRERTNVITLDQIDEAIDRVIAGPAKKSRTISEKENIAVAYHEAGHAVVGLKLKGGNKVQKITIIPRGQAGGYNLMMPEEEKYNHTKSELIAMITSFMGGRCAEAIIYGENNISTGASDDIAKATRIARRMVTEWGMSALGPIKYEEDASTPFLGRDYMKNSSFSNKIGQEIDLEIRKIIISSQITATKIIKENLQLLELIKQALIIKETIVAEDIEYIEKNLKLPEDIAKTKEELKGEYSTMDFDKLFSEVTSDKSKEDSAVNTWIDELKAIEETKAEIEKDKRFTQKSESESKSQTKKDNKTEKKISKRKSNKKEDK, from the coding sequence ATGGAAAATAACGAACCTAAAGAAAGGAAAGGATTCAAATTTAAATACATTTGAATTATCATTGCTGTTATCTTTGCTGCTATTTTAATCTATACAATTGTTAATCATTTCTTAACAACAATCACCGCGAATTCAAACATGTGAGAAATTAAACAAGTTATAGAAAAAGCTAAGCAAAGCACTGCTGATGGTTCTTATGTTTTATCAATTGTCCGAGATCCTTATAATAATTTATTAAAAGTTACGGCAAGATTAAATGATGTTGAATGGAATGCAATTAACCCAATGCTCATTCTTGGACAACATGGGTATATAAATTTAACTTTAACTTCATTTGCAGGAGAAGCTGAATACACTTTATTAGTTAATGGAATCCCTAATTTTTGAGATTCATTGAAGGCACCTGCAGGAATGGAACAAGGAATAATTAGTAGTGTTTCAATTCCTAGAGAAGGACTTGGCGAAAAAATAATTAGAGTTATCTCGTTTATGGCACCAATTATTATTGGTTTACTATTTATATATCTATTATTTTTCAGACACTCACCATTTGGAGCAGCAGGTCTTGGACTTGACAACAAATCACTTGCTCAAAAAATTAAAACAAATACTACTTTTGATGATGTTGCAGGTAATGAAGAAGTCAAAGAAGAAATTAAAGAACTTGTTGATTATCTAAAAAATCCTAAAAAATATCAAGCCGCAGGAGCAAGAATTCCAAAAGGAATTTTACTTGGCGGTCCCCCAGGAACAGGTAAAACTTTATTAGCAAAAGCAACTGCCGGAGAAGCAAATGTACCTTTCTTCTTTATATCAGCCTCAAACTTTGTTGAAATGTTTGTTGGACTTGGTGCAAAAAGAGTTAGAGATATGTTTGCTGATGCACGAAAAAATGCACCCGCTATTATATTTATTGATGAGCTAGATGCTGTTGGTCGTTCAAGAGGTGCAGGTATTGGTGGTGGAAACGACGAGCGTGAACAAACACTAAACCAAATCCTAGTTGAAATGGATGGAATTAAAGAAAACTCAGGAATTTTAATAATTGCAGCAACAAACAGAACTGACGTTTTAGATCCAGCCTTAACAAGACCAGGCCGTTTCGACAGAATTATTACTGTTGGTCTTCCTGATGTTAAAGAAAGGGAATCAATTCTAAAACTACATGCAAAAGGTAAAAGAATAAGTCCAAATGTAAACTTTGCGTTAGTTGCCAGAAGAACTCCTGGTTTTTCAGGTGCTCAACTTGAAAACGTAATTAATGAAGCATCTTTACTTTCTGTTCGTGAAAGAACAAATGTAATTACTCTTGATCAAATTGATGAAGCAATTGATAGAGTAATTGCCGGTCCTGCTAAAAAATCAAGAACTATTTCCGAAAAAGAAAACATTGCTGTTGCTTATCACGAAGCAGGACACGCCGTTGTTGGTCTTAAATTAAAAGGCGGAAATAAAGTTCAAAAAATTACTATTATCCCTAGAGGTCAAGCAGGCGGTTACAACTTAATGATGCCTGAAGAAGAAAAATACAATCACACTAAATCTGAACTTATCGCAATGATTACTTCATTTATGGGTGGCCGTTGTGCTGAAGCTATTATCTATGGCGAGAATAATATCTCAACCGGTGCAAGTGATGATATTGCTAAAGCAACAAGAATTGCAAGAAGAATGGTAACAGAATGGGGTATGTCGGCACTTGGTCCAATCAAATATGAAGAAGACGCATCAACTCCTTTCTTGGGAAGAGATTACATGAAAAACTCTTCATTCAGTAACAAAATCGGTCAAGAAATAGATCTTGAAATCAGAAAAATTATTATTTCATCACAAATTACAGCAACTAAAATAATTAAAGAAAATCTTCAACTTTTAGAATTAATTAAACAAGCTTTAATTATTAAAGAAACTATTGTTGCTGAAGATATTGAATATATTGAAAAAAATTTAAAACTTCCTGAAGATATTGCCAAAACTAAAGAAGAATTAAAGGGCGAATACTCAACAATGGATTTTGACAAACTATTCAGCGAAGTAACTTCTGATAAAAGCAAAGAAGATTCAGCGGTTAATACTTGAATTGATGAATTAAAAGCAATTGAAGAAACAAAAGCTGAAATTGAAAAAGATAAAAGATTTACTCAAAAATCAGAATCTGAATCAAAATCACAAACTAAAAAAGATAATAAAACTGAAAAGAAAATTTCAAAAAGAAAATCAAATAAAAAAGAAGACAAATAA
- the pth gene encoding aminoacyl-tRNA hydrolase, with translation MKLIVGLGNPGSEYEDTRHNVGFMVIDAISKKLETVLNEKKFNGIYYKEKDFILAKPLTYMNLSGNFVREISDFYKIGIDDIIIIYDDMDLPVGKATIKQSGSAGGHNGMKNIIDQMKTQDIKRVKLGIGRATNAINYVLGKFTFNDKQIIDQVIEKVSDAIISFIYNDIRYVMNKFNGSF, from the coding sequence ATGAAACTAATAGTAGGTTTAGGAAATCCTGGAAGCGAGTATGAAGATACAAGACATAATGTTGGTTTTATGGTAATTGATGCAATTAGTAAAAAACTAGAAACAGTTTTAAATGAAAAAAAATTTAACGGAATTTACTATAAAGAAAAAGATTTTATTCTTGCAAAACCATTAACTTATATGAATCTAAGCGGAAATTTCGTACGTGAAATTTCTGACTTTTATAAGATTGGTATTGACGATATTATTATAATTTATGATGACATGGATTTACCAGTTGGAAAAGCAACAATAAAACAATCGGGATCTGCTGGTGGACATAATGGAATGAAGAACATTATTGACCAAATGAAAACTCAAGATATTAAGAGAGTAAAACTTGGTATCGGAAGAGCAACAAATGCTATAAATTATGTGTTAGGAAAATTTACGTTTAATGATAAACAAATTATTGATCAGGTAATTGAAAAAGTTAGTGATGCAATCATCTCTTTTATCTATAATGACATTCGTTATGTGATGAATAAATTCAATGGAAGTTTTTAA
- the tilS gene encoding tRNA lysidine(34) synthetase TilS yields MIEQLKKEFIKFEINLEQRFILGISGGPDSMCLLNLMKDQNIVVAHVNYMKRKDSYIDQEIVENYCKKYSIPCFVKTINDWKNYKGNFQTVAREIRYDYYLEIAQKFNSNIILLAHQKDDFLEQAIMQENSKRNPLFFGIKQINKINNLTIFRPLINLFWKVETEDYCKKNDVKFAVDFTNDLPIYTRNKIRLELKNWTVKNKQNKLDFFKNKNLENEKIETLLSQQYEIFKSSNFDLKTIEHIENKELFVFKLINANFPQVKLTSGKIKSLCDFLWSKNSTKQYKLNDNYSLVKKRGKLIF; encoded by the coding sequence ATGATTGAACAGTTAAAAAAAGAGTTTATAAAATTTGAAATTAACCTTGAACAAAGGTTTATTTTAGGAATTTCGGGTGGTCCAGATTCAATGTGTTTACTCAATTTGATGAAAGATCAAAATATTGTAGTCGCACATGTCAATTATATGAAGAGGAAAGACTCTTATATTGATCAAGAAATTGTTGAAAATTACTGTAAAAAATACTCTATTCCTTGCTTTGTAAAAACAATAAATGACTGAAAAAATTACAAAGGAAATTTTCAAACTGTTGCTAGAGAAATTCGCTATGATTATTACCTTGAAATTGCTCAAAAATTTAACTCAAATATTATTCTTTTAGCACATCAAAAAGATGACTTTCTTGAGCAAGCAATTATGCAAGAAAATTCAAAAAGAAACCCATTATTTTTTGGAATAAAACAAATAAATAAAATTAATAATCTTACAATTTTTAGACCGCTAATAAATCTATTTTGAAAAGTTGAAACTGAAGATTATTGTAAAAAAAATGATGTAAAATTTGCTGTTGATTTTACTAACGACTTGCCAATCTACACTCGCAACAAAATTAGATTAGAACTTAAAAATTGAACAGTAAAAAATAAACAAAACAAGTTAGATTTCTTTAAAAATAAAAACTTAGAAAATGAAAAAATTGAAACTCTTCTTTCACAACAATATGAAATTTTTAAGTCTTCAAATTTTGATTTAAAAACTATAGAACATATCGAAAATAAAGAACTTTTTGTTTTTAAATTAATTAATGCAAACTTTCCGCAAGTCAAACTTACGAGCGGAAAAATTAAAAGTTTATGTGATTTTTTATGATCAAAAAATTCAACAAAACAATATAAACTAAACGATAATTATTCCCTAGTAAAAAAGAGAGGTAAACTAATCTTTTAA
- a CDS encoding ATP-dependent DNA helicase — MNASDDFMPTQFQKTFRATGKFERIIFERNNFRLATFRISSVLENPENVVVNSKWKSVVVNIGSEEVELGKNCNVLCECLPDTPKYKNNYSLIELNYVQFNEITAIINILESDDFPEINNFKAQELTEKFGNKILTALAHSTIYNPKDFDLSPDAFNKIRKFLLQNWDYIQEQLNLLINSTKAISYVPISTLYKTLENFFETTGHTRVEVQEFYKYYLKKDRTVTAEKFKQILMTLYKQEKILFFNNKKTITTVQLREEETTICEKLKRIKDKKYSKQFDYFKDSRLDMKQIEAINTALQDNLVMITGSPGTGKTKITNIIINELLTKYSPYSILVVTPTGRATININKMSEIKASTIHSFLEWNPDTNEFYVNEKNSVARECIIIDEFSMVDTHLFYHLLQGLKTNFIDKIILVGDKNQLPAIGPGYLIHDFIEKNIFKTIELTKIYRQEGNKEIIEDAIEVNNGNIPNFLGKKSRFIEVEQSKLSSRIIDELQKLLKLGYTKKDIAILSPMYDLPAGIDKINKDLADFWRKYDNEKPITWKSKFGKEFKLAIDDKVINLVNDPAKKIFNGEIGYISKFTFDKETKELSHITVDFENESSSVSYKIWDFFEKTYPAYCTSVHKYQGSECKVVITVLYQEAKFLLSKKLIYTAMTRAKDLSIVIGEKAALKMGIENDDDSKRETCIKELWEEFNKE, encoded by the coding sequence ATGAACGCTTCAGATGATTTTATGCCAACTCAATTTCAAAAAACCTTTCGTGCAACCGGTAAATTCGAAAGAATTATTTTTGAACGTAATAATTTTCGTTTAGCAACATTTAGAATTTCAAGTGTACTTGAAAACCCTGAAAATGTTGTTGTAAATTCAAAATGAAAAAGTGTTGTAGTTAATATTGGAAGTGAAGAAGTTGAACTAGGCAAAAATTGCAACGTTTTGTGTGAATGTTTGCCTGATACTCCAAAATATAAAAATAATTACTCTTTAATTGAACTTAATTATGTTCAATTCAATGAAATCACCGCTATTATCAATATTTTAGAAAGTGATGATTTTCCCGAAATTAATAATTTCAAAGCACAAGAATTAACTGAAAAATTTGGTAACAAAATTTTGACAGCCTTAGCTCATTCAACCATTTATAATCCTAAAGATTTTGATCTTTCACCAGATGCATTTAATAAAATAAGAAAATTTTTGCTTCAAAATTGAGATTATATTCAAGAACAACTAAATCTTTTGATTAATTCAACCAAAGCAATTTCTTATGTTCCAATTAGTACACTTTATAAAACTCTTGAAAATTTCTTTGAAACTACTGGCCATACTAGAGTTGAAGTTCAAGAATTTTATAAATACTATCTTAAAAAGGATAGAACGGTTACTGCTGAAAAATTTAAACAAATTTTGATGACTTTGTATAAGCAAGAAAAAATTTTATTTTTCAATAATAAAAAAACAATCACCACTGTTCAATTAAGAGAAGAAGAAACAACAATTTGTGAAAAATTAAAAAGAATAAAAGACAAAAAATATTCAAAGCAATTTGACTATTTCAAAGATTCAAGATTGGACATGAAACAAATTGAAGCAATAAATACAGCACTTCAAGATAATTTAGTAATGATAACTGGGTCACCAGGAACAGGTAAAACTAAAATAACAAACATTATTATTAATGAGCTTTTAACAAAATACTCACCATACTCAATTTTAGTTGTAACTCCAACTGGTAGAGCAACAATTAATATTAATAAAATGAGCGAAATTAAAGCTTCAACAATTCATAGTTTTTTAGAATGAAATCCAGACACAAATGAATTTTATGTCAATGAAAAAAATTCTGTTGCTCGTGAATGTATTATTATTGATGAATTTTCAATGGTTGACACACATCTTTTTTACCATTTACTTCAAGGTTTAAAAACTAACTTCATCGATAAAATAATTTTAGTTGGAGATAAAAATCAACTCCCTGCAATAGGGCCGGGTTACTTAATTCATGACTTTATTGAAAAAAATATTTTCAAAACTATTGAATTAACTAAAATTTATCGTCAAGAAGGAAATAAAGAAATTATTGAAGACGCAATTGAAGTAAATAATGGAAACATCCCAAATTTCCTTGGTAAAAAATCTAGATTTATTGAAGTTGAACAATCTAAACTTTCAAGTCGAATAATTGACGAACTTCAAAAATTATTAAAATTAGGTTACACAAAAAAAGACATCGCAATTCTTTCTCCAATGTATGACTTACCAGCCGGAATTGATAAAATAAACAAAGATTTAGCCGATTTTTGAAGAAAGTATGACAATGAAAAACCAATAACTTGAAAAAGTAAATTTGGTAAAGAATTTAAACTAGCAATTGATGATAAAGTTATTAATTTAGTGAATGATCCTGCTAAAAAAATATTTAACGGTGAGATTGGTTATATTTCAAAATTCACATTTGATAAAGAAACAAAAGAACTCTCTCATATAACAGTTGATTTTGAAAATGAATCCAGTTCGGTTAGTTATAAAATTTGAGACTTTTTCGAAAAAACCTATCCTGCATATTGTACAAGTGTACATAAATATCAGGGGAGCGAATGCAAAGTAGTAATTACAGTTTTATATCAAGAAGCAAAATTTTTATTATCAAAGAAATTAATTTATACCGCAATGACGCGGGCAAAAGATCTTTCAATTGTAATAGGCGAAAAAGCAGCATTAAAAATGGGAATAGAAAATGATGATGATTCGAAAAGAGAGACTTGTATAAAAGAACTTTGAGAAGAATTTAATAAGGAGTAG
- the dcm gene encoding DNA (cytosine-5-)-methyltransferase, whose translation MKIGQLIKEKRVRLNMTQKELADAIKLSKFGERTIRRWENNESNPNQIELDAILNFPEVFPFPNNECGKYKAIDLFAGIGGTRLGFYETKSVNFVFSSEIDKFASKTYYANFGENVQGDITKIDSKDIPNHDILIGGFPCQAFSLAGKKMGFNDTRGTLFFEIARILKDKQPKAFLLENVKNLKMHDGGKTFKTIENTLKELNYSVFSVIFRARDFGVPQNRERIYIVGLNKTKVKNVETFEFPKVPYTKSKVGNILEEVVNEKYTISNNLWEGHQRRKLEHKQKGNGFGYSLFNENSLYTNTISARYYKDGSEILIEQKNKNPRKLTPREAARLQGFPENFIIPVSDMQAYKQFGNSVAVPVISKIANKIVKFLDQNS comes from the coding sequence ATGAAAATCGGTCAATTAATTAAAGAAAAAAGAGTCAGACTAAATATGACGCAAAAAGAACTAGCGGACGCAATAAAACTTTCAAAATTCGGAGAAAGAACAATAAGGAGATGAGAAAATAATGAAAGCAATCCTAATCAAATTGAATTAGATGCAATTTTAAATTTTCCAGAAGTTTTTCCGTTCCCAAATAACGAATGTGGAAAATATAAAGCAATAGATCTTTTTGCTGGTATCGGCGGAACAAGGCTAGGTTTTTATGAAACTAAATCTGTGAACTTTGTTTTTAGTAGCGAAATAGATAAATTCGCTTCTAAAACATACTATGCAAATTTTGGTGAAAATGTACAAGGAGATATAACCAAAATTGATTCAAAAGATATTCCTAATCATGATATTTTAATTGGCGGTTTTCCTTGCCAAGCATTCAGTTTAGCAGGGAAAAAAATGGGGTTTAATGACACTAGAGGAACATTGTTTTTTGAAATCGCAAGAATATTAAAAGATAAACAACCAAAAGCGTTTTTACTTGAAAATGTTAAGAATTTAAAAATGCACGATGGTGGCAAAACATTCAAGACAATAGAAAACACTTTAAAAGAATTAAATTATTCAGTTTTCTCCGTTATTTTTAGAGCTAGAGATTTTGGTGTGCCACAAAATAGAGAGCGCATTTATATCGTTGGATTAAATAAAACAAAAGTAAAAAACGTTGAGACATTTGAATTCCCAAAAGTACCTTATACAAAGTCAAAAGTTGGAAATATTCTTGAAGAAGTTGTTAATGAAAAATATACAATTTCAAATAACTTGTGAGAAGGACATCAAAGGAGAAAATTAGAGCATAAACAAAAGGGAAATGGATTCGGCTATTCCCTATTCAATGAAAACAGTTTATACACGAACACCATTTCTGCAAGATATTATAAGGACGGTAGTGAAATATTAATTGAACAAAAAAATAAAAATCCAAGAAAATTGACTCCAAGAGAAGCCGCAAGATTGCAGGGGTTTCCTGAAAACTTTATTATTCCTGTAAGTGATATGCAAGCTTACAAACAATTTGGAAATTCAGTTGCTGTTCCAGTTATTTCAAAAATCGCAAATAAGATTGTTAAATTTTTAGATCAAAATAGTTAG
- a CDS encoding LlaMI family restriction endonuclease, which yields MMTDKEKIINLFYSNVKGKKPNIKTSNINHDGKYGHWLELQFGLKANDVNEPDLLGYELKSDTKAVTSFGDWSANMYIFNNEKYKKIFQGQTNLKRRDKFLTIFGMKNISKLSRFSWSGLSCPKINHFNSFGQKLLICENKDIIVVYSFSKDMRVEKEQIVPRELQQEDLILAIWYGEKFPANYKFKYNEKTLKNKVEDKFNKQGWFTCKKNSEGEYTKICFGPPIDYNLWLEKVKLGIVYFDSGMHTGNSRPYQQWRAKNEFWDSMINEEY from the coding sequence ATGATGACGGATAAAGAAAAGATAATTAATTTATTTTATTCAAACGTTAAAGGGAAAAAACCAAACATAAAAACAAGTAATATAAATCATGATGGCAAATACGGGCACTGATTAGAATTACAATTTGGTTTAAAAGCAAATGATGTTAATGAACCTGATTTACTTGGATATGAATTAAAAAGTGATACGAAAGCCGTTACAAGTTTTGGTGATTGAAGTGCCAATATGTACATATTTAATAATGAAAAATATAAAAAAATTTTTCAAGGTCAAACTAACTTAAAACGAAGAGATAAATTTCTTACAATATTTGGAATGAAAAATATTTCTAAATTAAGTAGGTTTTCTTGATCTGGACTTTCTTGCCCTAAGATAAATCATTTTAACAGTTTTGGCCAAAAATTATTAATTTGTGAAAATAAAGATATTATTGTTGTTTATTCTTTTTCCAAAGATATGAGAGTTGAAAAAGAACAAATTGTACCTCGCGAATTGCAACAAGAAGATCTTATTTTAGCAATTTGATATGGTGAAAAATTTCCTGCAAACTATAAATTTAAATATAACGAAAAAACTTTAAAAAATAAAGTAGAAGATAAATTTAATAAACAAGGATGATTTACTTGCAAGAAAAATAGTGAAGGAGAATATACTAAAATATGTTTTGGCCCTCCCATTGACTACAATCTTTGATTAGAAAAAGTAAAATTAGGAATTGTTTATTTTGATAGCGGTATGCATACCGGAAATAGTAGACCATATCAACAATGAAGAGCAAAAAATGAATTTTGAGATAGTATGATTAATGAAGAATACTAA
- the serS gene encoding serine--tRNA ligase, whose amino-acid sequence MLDLKFIVNNKEEVKERLASRNFDLQIIEKIIKFADERSQFIQTLESLQAQRNELSEDIGIKKRNGRPIKSLLYKVNKIKERIEEVDKEADEIITKVNNLLLQVPNLPNKEVPVGKNENDNVVIYENKNLGRGLVKGVEAHYDIATKLDIIDFVRAVKLAKTRFVLYKNDGAKLVRALANFMIDIHTKNGYKEILPAHLVNSRMLIGTGQLPKFKEDLFKIEDEDLWLIPTAEVPVTNYHYDEILDLKEPKKFVAYTKCFRSEAGSGGKDMRGVIRQHEFHKVELVKIVNQNDGEKEWQKTVTDAQNILELLEIPYRKLMLSTGDLGFGSAKTVDLELWIPSEQKYRETSSISIYNDFQARRAKIRYRDENGKTRLAYTINGSGLAIDRVVAAILENYQNPDGSITIPNVLIPYMGGQKIIK is encoded by the coding sequence ATGTTAGATTTAAAATTCATTGTTAATAATAAAGAAGAAGTCAAAGAAAGGCTTGCAAGTCGTAATTTTGATTTGCAAATCATTGAAAAAATAATCAAATTTGCTGATGAAAGAAGTCAATTTATTCAGACTTTAGAAAGTTTGCAAGCTCAAAGAAATGAACTTTCTGAAGACATTGGTATTAAAAAAAGAAATGGACGCCCAATTAAATCTTTACTTTACAAAGTTAATAAAATTAAAGAAAGAATTGAAGAAGTTGACAAAGAAGCTGATGAAATTATTACAAAAGTTAATAACTTACTTTTACAAGTTCCCAACTTACCTAATAAAGAAGTTCCGGTTGGAAAAAATGAAAATGATAATGTTGTAATTTATGAAAATAAAAATTTAGGTAGAGGACTTGTTAAAGGTGTTGAAGCACATTATGACATTGCAACTAAATTAGATATTATTGATTTTGTAAGGGCGGTAAAACTTGCTAAAACAAGATTTGTACTTTATAAAAACGATGGTGCAAAATTAGTTAGAGCATTAGCCAACTTTATGATTGACATACATACTAAAAACGGATATAAAGAAATATTGCCTGCACATTTAGTTAATTCTAGAATGTTAATCGGAACTGGCCAACTTCCAAAATTTAAAGAAGATCTTTTCAAAATTGAAGATGAAGATTTATGATTGATTCCAACTGCTGAAGTTCCTGTAACTAACTATCACTATGATGAAATTTTAGATTTGAAAGAGCCTAAAAAATTCGTTGCTTATACAAAATGTTTTAGATCTGAAGCAGGCAGCGGCGGAAAAGACATGCGTGGCGTAATTAGGCAACATGAATTCCATAAAGTTGAACTTGTTAAAATAGTTAATCAAAATGATGGTGAAAAAGAGTGACAAAAAACAGTCACTGATGCTCAAAACATTTTAGAACTTTTAGAAATTCCTTACAGAAAGCTTATGCTTTCAACTGGTGATTTAGGTTTTGGGTCTGCAAAAACAGTTGATTTAGAACTTTGAATTCCATCTGAACAAAAATATAGAGAAACAAGCTCAATTTCTATTTACAATGATTTTCAAGCTAGAAGAGCAAAAATTAGATATCGTGATGAAAACGGAAAAACCAGACTTGCTTATACAATCAATGGTTCAGGATTAGCAATTGATAGAGTTGTTGCAGCCATCTTAGAAAATTATCAAAATCCTGATGGTTCAATCACAATTCCAAATGTATTAATTCCATATATGGGCGGACAAAAAATAATTAAGTAA